The window GGGACCGGGGACCTGGAGGTGCGGATCGCCTCGGCGGCCGACCTGGAGAAGGCGGTGCCGCTGATCCGGCGGGCGGTGCAGGCGGCCTGACGAAGGCGTGAGGGCGGCTGGAGCAATGATGCTCCAGCCGCCCTTCTGCGTCTGCGGCCCGTGCGGTGCCGTCCGCCCGGGGCTCTCACCGTCACGCCTCCGGTCCGGCGAGGACGAAGTCGTCCTGGGTCAGCTCTGCGCGCAGTCGCTGGTCGGCGATCTCGGCGTAGTGCGGGGAGAGCTCGGCACCCACGAAGCGCCGGCCTTCGCGCAGGGCGGCGATGCCGGTCGAGCCGCTGCCGGTGAAGGGGTCGAGGACGACGCCGTTCTCGGGGCAGATCTGGACGAGCTGCTGCATGATCTCCAGCGGCTTCTGGGTGATGTGGACCCGGTCCTTGCGGGGCTGGCTGGCGATGAAGTGACCCGGCAGGTAGATCGCCCGGCTGTTGTCGAGGGTGCCCTTGACGCCCCAGGTGATGAACTCCGCGGACTGCTTGAAGCCTCCCTTCCTCGGTCGGCTGGCGGGCTTGATCCACGGGATGGTGCCCTGCCACGTCCATCCGGCCATCTGGAGCGCGTCGCTGGTCGTGGGCTCCTGCCTCCAGTCGGAGAAGACCATCGCGACCGAGTGCTCGGTGCTCGCCCGGTAGGACTCGGTGAGCAGTTCGGTGAGCCACGAGCGGTAGGAGCGCTGGTCGCGGTTTTCGCCGGGGAAGGTCTTCAGGTCGTGGGCGGAGTTGGAGGTCACGTACTTGGCGCGGGCGTCGCGGCTGGTGCGCTCGGAGGACGTCCTGCCGCCCGGAGAAGGGGAACTGGCGCAGGACCTTGCATCCGCTGATGGTGCCGTGGGCGAGGGTGGCGGATATGCCGTCGCCGGAGCCGTCGACCACCAAGACGGCTGCCTCGTCGAAGCCGCTCGGGTGGAAGGCGGAGGCGGCGTGCGCGAGGTGGTGCTCGATCACGGTGATCTGGCGGGGCCGGTGGTGGCCGAACAGGGTGGGGTCGAGGAGTTCGGCGATCAGCTCGCTGTCGGTGCAGGTGTCGCTGGGCTCGGGCCATGTGGGGTTGAAGGCGATGGCGATCTCGTCCACCTGGGCCAGGGTGATGCCGGCCTCCGCGAGGCAGTAGGCCGCGGCCACGGCGCAGGAGCGGGAGTCCTTGTGGTGCTTGCGTCGGGAGAACCGCTCCTCCTCGGCGAAGGCGACGACGCGGCCGTCGATGACCAGGCAGGCAGAGGCGTCGTGGTAGTAGGGGCCGCCCAGCCCCAGCACAATTCCCAACGCAGATCACTCCTTCTCGCGAAAGTCGCCCATCCCCAGCGTGTGGCCGGGTGCGGGCAGACGGTCAGGTCAGGTGGTCAAGGGTCGCCTTGAGGACGGTGGCCGGGTCGATGGTGTCCATGCAGCCGCCGACCCCGCCGCAGGCGACCTGATGGGCGCACGGCGAGCACGCCAGCGTCGAGCGCAGCGCGGTGACGTTGGTGACGTGTTTGGGGATGACCTCGGCGCCGTTGCTCGGCCCGAGCAGCAGCACCGTCGGCTTGGTGTGTGCGAGCGCGAGGTGGAAGCCGAAGGAGTCGCCGGTCACCACCACGTCGACCAGACCCGGCAGTGCGGACGCCTCCTCCAGACTCAGCGGCGCGTACGCGACCCTGGACTCGTCGGCGCCGCGCATCCGCAGGTGACGCACCAGCGCCTCGCACGCGGCCTGGTCGGTCGGGCCGCCCAGGATCGCCAGCTGCGCGCCGTGGTCCAGGAGCGCGTCGGCGAGTTCAGCCCAGTGCCGGGCCGGCCACAACTTCGCGGCCAGCGACCCGCCCAGGTTCAGGCACACCCGCGGTCCGGTGCGCTCGCCGAGCAGCCCGGCCGCCCGCCGCCGGGCGTCCTCTGGCACAGCCAGGACGTACGGCTCGCCGGCGTACTCGTAACCGGCGACGGCGAAGTACAGCTCGGTCCACGTCTGCGCGTTGGTGGTGGTGCGGTAGTCGTTCCAGGTGTTCTGCCGGAAGAACTGCTCCGCGGCCGGGCCGATCGGATACAGGCCGTGGTGGGGCCCGCCGAAGGCGAGCCCGGCCTTGTGCCGGGCCTCGATCCGGTCGACCAGCGCCGCCGCCGACGGGGTTCGTTCGAAGGAATACACGGCGTCGAAGTGGCGAGAGGGCAGCTGGGCGGCGGCCTCCCAGTCGTGGACGAGGACCTCGTCCACGTAGGGGTTCATCCGAAGGATCGGGGCGTTTGCCTCGTCGACGAGCCAGGTGACGTGCGTGCCCGGGTGGTCGTCGCGGATCCGCTTGGGCAGCGGGGACGCGATGAGCATGTCGCCCAGCAGGCCGAGCATCACGATCAGCACCCGGAAGTCGACCGGGTCGTGGTGCGGACACCCGTGGCACGGCCGCCAGAACCGGCACGGCATCCCGCCCGCGAAGTGTCGGCAGTCCGGGCGGATCTCGAACGTCTCGATGGTGTGCACGGGACCGAGGAAGACGCCCTTGCCCGGGATCTGCTCCGGGATCACGCGTCACCTCCGATCCCGGCCGCGGCGAGCGCCGAGCACAGCACCTGCTCGTCCGCCCCGTCCGGCCGGTACGCCGCCGCCAGGGCCCGGGCCCGGGGCGTGACGGCGGCCGGATCCACCCGGTCTCGCAGCACGGCGGTGAAGATGGCGGCCAGCTCGTCGATGCAGTCCTCGCGCATCCCGGCCCAGGTGACCTCCTGCACGCCCAGGCGCAGTCCCGCGTCGGCGGTAATGTGCGGCAGCGGGATCGCGTTAACGACGATCCCGGTCTCGAACAGGCGGCGGGAGGCCTGCTCGGCGTCCATCAGCGGGGCGATGTCGATCCACAGCTGGTGGCAGTCGGTGAACCCTGCTTTCTCCCCGCATACCGTGAACCCGCGCTCGGCCAGCTTCGCGCCCAGGCGCCGGGCGTTGGCGACGGTGGCGTGCGCGTACTGCCGGCCTCGGGCGTCCATCTCGGCGGCGGCTACGGCCAGGGCGACGACGTCGGCCGGGTGGTGGTGGGAGACGAAGTGCGAGGCATG of the Kitasatospora sp. NBC_01246 genome contains:
- a CDS encoding glycosyltransferase family 9 protein, translated to MIPEQIPGKGVFLGPVHTIETFEIRPDCRHFAGGMPCRFWRPCHGCPHHDPVDFRVLIVMLGLLGDMLIASPLPKRIRDDHPGTHVTWLVDEANAPILRMNPYVDEVLVHDWEAAAQLPSRHFDAVYSFERTPSAAALVDRIEARHKAGLAFGGPHHGLYPIGPAAEQFFRQNTWNDYRTTTNAQTWTELYFAVAGYEYAGEPYVLAVPEDARRRAAGLLGERTGPRVCLNLGGSLAAKLWPARHWAELADALLDHGAQLAILGGPTDQAACEALVRHLRMRGADESRVAYAPLSLEEASALPGLVDVVVTGDSFGFHLALAHTKPTVLLLGPSNGAEVIPKHVTNVTALRSTLACSPCAHQVACGGVGGCMDTIDPATVLKATLDHLT